The DNA segment CCGCGAGGTGGTCATCGACTTCGTTGTGCATGACGGCGGCGTGGCCGCTGCCTGGGCCGAGAGGGCGAAACCCGGCGATCGCCTCGGCATCGGCGGCCCGCGTGCATCCTTCGTGATCCCCGACAACCTGCAACACTACGTACTGATCGGCGATGAAACGGCCCTGCCCGCGATCGGCCGCCGGATCGAGGAACTGCCTGGCACCGCGACGGTCAGGGCCTTCATGGAAATCGCCGACGAGCGGGAGCGGCAGTCTTTCGACACTGCGGCCAGAGTGGAGATCACCTGGGTGGAGCGTGCGAAAGGGCAATCGCTGATCGAGGTGGTGCAGGCGGCTGCCGATCCCGAACCGGAAAGCTATATCTTCATCGCAGGAGAGGCATCGATGTCGACCATGTTGCGCGACGCCTTCGTGCAGCGCGGGCATGATCCGGAGTTGATCAAGGCCGCCGGATACTGGCGGCGGGGCGAGGCCGACTTCGACGACGGTCACGCGCATTGACCCGTGAATAACAGCAGTCGCGCCGATGTGCGGGATGGCGCTGGAACCAAGCGCCATCCCGCGGCATCTTCCCTGCTGAGAAGTCTTCAGCGTCGAAATGCCAAATGAGCGAACCACTGCCGCCCGGCGCCCCGGGCCTTGATCCCACATGGTCTTCCAGCGACAAGGACATGATCACGACCGGGCTCGGCGCGAGCCGTGTCTGGGCAACGCTCGGTCATGGCATCGTCAACGAGGTCTACTGGCCCTCGACAGGCCGCCCGCAGATACGCGATCTCGGCTTCATCATCGCGCACAAGGGCGGCTGGACCGAGCTCAAGCGCGCCGACACTTATCTCTTTTCGCTGCCAAAGCCCTATATCCCGCTCCCCACCGTCGTTCACGAGAGCGCCCATTACCGGCTCGAACTCGAAATCCTGCCGCACCCGCTGCGCGATTGCCTCCTGATCCGCTACGCGCTTTCGGGCGAAGATGCGCGGCTTTACGTGCTCCTTGCACCCCATCTCGATGGCGCGCGCGAGAATGATGCGGTGGCCGGCAAGGATCTTTCGGCGAGCCACAATGCCACGGCGCTCTGCCTCCGCGCCGATGGCGGATTTTTGCGCACCAGCGCCGGCTTTGTCGGTACCTCCGATGGCTGGCAGGATTTTTCCGCCAATGGCGGCATGACCTGGACTTTTCCCGAGGCCAAGGGCGGCAATGTCGCGCTGATGGGCGAACTCGCCTCGGACAATGGCGTGCTCGCGCTCGGCTTTTCCGAAACGCCGGAAGGCGCGCGCACGCTTGCCCGGTCGAGCCTCGCCGACTCCTACGATGAAAGCCGCGATATCTTCATGAAGAGCTGGGAGGATTGGGCCCAGCACCTGCGCATCCCCTATGCCTCCCCCGAGCTCGAAGAAGCCGCCCGCCGTTCGGCCATGGTCATCAAATGCCATGAAGACCGCACCTATGCCGGCGCCATGGTCGCGAGCCTTTCGGTGCCCTGGGGCTCAAGCCACGACGATGCCGGCGGCTACCACCTGGTCTGGACACGCGACACGGTGGAAGCCGCCTTCGCGCTCATCACCGTTGGCCTCTACGAAGATGCCGGCCGCACGCTCGATTATCTCATCGGCACCCAGGCCGAGGACGGCAGCTGGGCGCAGAATTACTTCCCTGATGGCCGCGGCTATTGGAGCGGCAAGCAAATGGACGAGGTGGCGCTCCCGGTCATGCTCGCCGCAAAACTCCGTGCCGTCGGCCACCTGACCAATTCTCCGCCCGAAGAAGAAATGGTGCGCAGCGCCATTCGCTTCATTGTCCGCAATGGCCCGATGAGCGATCAGGATCGCTGGGAAGAAAACGCCGGCGCCAGCCCCTTTACCCTTGCCATGCTGATCGTCGCGCTCGTCGTCTCGGCCGATTACTTCACCGGCGAAGATCGCGACTATATCCTCTCCCTCGCCGACAGCTGGAACGAGCGCATCGAGGATTGGACCTATTCGGTCGATGGCCATCTCTGCGCCGGTCTGGACCTCCCCGGCTATTACATCCGCCTCGGGCCCCGAGCGGTCGATGGCGGCATCGACGGCATCATCAGCCGACGCAATGTGCAGCATGGCGAAACACCGGCCGGCGATCTCATCGGCCTCGAATTTTTATACCTTGTCCGCACCGGCCTTCGCGCTGCGGATGATCGGCGTATTGTCGACACGGTCAAACTGATCGACGCCAAGCTGCGCGCCGAACTCCCCACCGGTATTGCCTACTATCGTTACAATGGCGACGGCTATGGCGAGCACGAAGACGGCACGCCCTTCGACGGTCTCGGCGTCGGTCGCCCATGGCCGCTGCTGGCCGGCGAACGCGGACACTATGCGGCGCTGAGTGGCGAAGACCCCATGCCCTATCTCAATTCCATGCTGCGCATGGTGGGCAAGGGCGGCCTCATTCCCGAACAGGTCTGGGATGGCGAAGCCATGCCCGAACACGGCCTCGCCCCCGGCGAACCCTCAGGCAGCGCCATGCCCCTCGTCTGGGCCCATGGCGAACTTTTAAAACTCTTGGCCACGCAGACGACCGGTCGCCCGGCCGAGCTCTTCGACGTCATCGCCTCCCGCTACGCGGGCAAGCGCCCATCGGCCACGATGTGGCACTGGCGGGAGTCGAGCCCATTCGCAGCCATCGTGAAAGGCAAAGCCATCTCCATCGAAGCCTGCGACCCGTTCACCCTACATTTCGGCCTCGACGGCTGGGAGCATGCGGAAGACAAAGACTCCGTCCCCAACGGCCTCGGCATGCATTGCGTGCTGTTCACCGCTGCTGATCTTGAAGGTCACAAGACCTTGAATTTCACCTTCCGCAATGGCGATGGGGAATGGAAGGACAAGGATTTTTCGCTTGGGCTTGGAGTGGACTAAACCACCAGCTTCTCATCCGTCCAAAGCGCAAACCCGCCCTTGAACGCATTGGCATTATCCCCGCGCCGTGCCTTGGGCGGCAGGTCATCCAGCGCGTCGACATTGCCGCCACCGATGACCACATAGTCCGGTTGCAGCGCCGCGGTCAGCGTCTCGACCGCCTCGAACACATGGTGCTTCCACTTCTTGTGGCCGCGTTTTTGCAGGCTCGCTTCGCCGAGATAGTCCTCATAGGTGCGGCCCTTTTTGTAGGGCAGATGCGCCAGTTCCATGGGCTGCGCCACATTGTCGACGATCATTGCCGCCCCAAGCCCGGTGCCGAGCCCCAGAAACAGCATGCGACCGCCATCGTAGCTGCCGATCGCCTGCATGAGCGCGTCGTTGATGATCCGCACCGGCTTGCCGAACCGCTTTTCGAAATCGAACCCAACCCAGCCCCGCGCAAGATTATGCGGTTCGGCCAGTATCTTGTTGTGCACTACCGGCCCGGGATAGCCCATGGCGATCACATCGAAATCTAGCCCCTCCCACAGTGTCCGCAAATCCGTCGCCATGGTCTCGGCATTCATCGTCGGACCTGACGCCACCTTGCGCACCTGGCCTCCGGTATTGGCCATGATCTTGACGTGCGAGCCGCCGATATCGACGGCGAGAACCTTTTTGTCTGCCATGATCAAGCCTCCGGATCCACCCAGCCACCGGGCGGTTCAAACCCTTTCATCGCCGCCTTTGGTCCCCAGGTGCGTGGCTTGTAGCGCGCCGGAGCCTCGGGATCGTCAAGGATGGGGTCGAAAATCCGCCAGGCCAGTTCCGCCGCATCCTGCCGCGTAAAAAGCTGCCGCTTGCCCGCCATGGCGTCGCCGATCAGCCGCTCATAGGGCATCATGTCGTCGGTCGTATCGTCGAGCGCGGTCAGTTCCACCGCCTCGCCGACCATGTCGCCACCCGCTTTCTTCCGCCGGACGCCGATCCCCGTCACCACCTCCGGCCCGAGCCGAAAGCGCACATAATTGGCCTGATCCTTTGGAAAGCCATCGAAGACCGCGATCGGCGGCCTGCGGAAGCGCACGATGACCTCCGTCGCCTTGACCGGCAATTCCTTGCCGGCGCGGATATAAAAGGGCACGCCTTCCCAGCGCCAGGTATCGACCGCAAAGCGCAGCGCCGCAAACGTCTCGCGCGAGGATTTTGGCGCCACGCCCGGCTCATCGAGATAGCCGTCGAACTGGCCGCGCACGACGTCTTCTTTCTTGAGCGGCCGAATGGCCTTCAGAACCTGCACCTTCTCGTCGCTGAGATCATCGGATTCGCCATTGACCGGCGGCTCGACGGCGAGCAGCAGCAGGACATTGAGGAGGTGGTTCTGCACCACGTCGCGAATGGCCCCGACCTCGTCATAGAATTTGCCGCGGCCCTTGATGCCAAAATCCTCGGCCATGGTGACCTGGACACTCTCGACATAATTGCGGTTCCAGATCGGCTCGATGAACGCATTGGCGAAGCGGATATAAAGCAGATTCTGGATCGCCTCCTTGCCGAGGAAATGGTCGATGCGAAACACCGCATCTTCCTCGAAGACCTTGTGGAGCGTCGCATTGAGCGCCTGCGCGGTGGCCAGATCACGGCCAAATGGCTTTTCCACCATCAGCCGCGCCCCCTTGGCGATCCCCGCCGCCTCCAGTCCATCTGCCACCGTGCCGAAGAGCGAGGGTGGGATGGCGAGATAATAGAGCGGATGCTTGTGCGTCCCCAAAGCCGCGCGCAGCTTTTCGAAGGTCGCGGCCTGCTTATAATCCCCCGACACATAATGCATCAGGCCCATCAGCTTGCCGAACACCGCCTCGTCCACCGTGCCAAATTGCCTGGTTACTGCGTCGCGGGCCCGCTCGGCCAACTGATCTTGGCTCCAGTCGTCGAGCGCCACCCCGACAACAGGTTTATCGAGATGCCCGCGCCGCACCATCTGGTAGAGCGAGGGCAGGATCATCTTGTGGGCGAGATCGCCCGTCGCGCCGAAGACGACGAGGGCATCCGAGGAAGTCCTGCGCATCTTTGCCTCCTCAGTGCTTTTCGCTGTGGCCGCCAAAGGCGTAGCGCATGGCCGAAATCAGCTTGTTGGCATATTCGTCGGCATCGCGCGAAGCGAAGCGTCCGAAGAGCGCCGAGGACAAAACCGGCGCCGGCACCCCGGTCTCGACCGCCGCGCGCAGCGTCCAGCGGCCTTCCCCGGAATCGGAAACCTTGCCGCCGAAATTGGTCAATTCCGGATCGGTTTTCAGTGTCGACGCCGTCAGGTCGAGCAGCCACGAACTGATGACGCTTGCATGCCGCCAGACTTCGGCGACCCCCCCGACCTCGATATCGAACTGATAATATTGCGGATCGTGGAGCGGCGCCGTCTCGGCATCCGCCGCGCGCGCTTCGCTGCCCGCATCGGCTGCCTTCAGGATATTGAGCCCCTCCGCGTAGGCCGCCATTAGCCCATATTCGATGCCATTGTGCACCATCTTGACGAAGTGCCCCGCGCCGCTGGCCCCACAATGGAGATATCCGAGCGGCGCCGTATCGCCCGACCCCGCCTCTGCCCCACTGCCATCCTTGCCCGGAGCAAGCGAAGCAAAGATCGGCTCGAGCCGGTCAAAACTCTCCTTGGGTCCGCCGATCATCAGGCAATAGCCGCGTTCCAGCCCCCAGACCCCGCCGCTCGTGCCCACATCGACAAAGCTGATGTTTTTCGCCGCGAACTCGCGCCCCAGATCCACCGCATCGCGATAATAGGAATTGCCGCCGTCAATGATGGTATCGCCGGGCTCGAGCTGTTCTGCGACCTCGCGTGCGACCTTGCCGGTGATCGCCGCCGGCAGCATCAGCCAGACAGCGCGGGGCTTTTGCAGCTTGCCGATCATCTCGGCCATCGAGCTTGCGCCCACCGCGCCTTCCTTGACGAGCGCGGCGACATTGTACCGGCTCACGTCATAAACGACGCATTCGTGCCCCGCCTTGATCAGCCGCCGCACCATGTTGGCGCCCATGCGGCCAAGGCCCACCATCGCTATCTGCATTTCATGCTCCCGCTTCTGACGCTTTGAGGGCCGCGATGGGGAACGCGACCTGCACACCCTAAACGCCAATGATCCCTTCGGTCGTTGCATGGCAAATCCGCGGAATTGCAGTGGTATCACCGCCCAGACTGACGAAAACGGATCAGTCGTTGACACAGCAGCTCTGATGTATACAGTGTCCTGCATACATCGAAGACGTCAACGAGGCGCACGGTGTGCACATTGGAGGAACAATGACATTCTCTCGTTTGGTCGCCGCGACGCTCGTCGCGGCCGGCGCACTTTCGGCCGCGCCTGCCCTTGCGCAGGACTACCCAACCAAGCCCGTAACCATCATCGTCCCCTGGGGCGCTGGCGGCGGCACCGACGCCACAGCGCGTTTGATCGCAACCCTGCTGGAAAACGATCTCGGCGTGCCTGTGCCGGTAGAAAACCGCACCGGCGGCTCCGGCGTGGTTGGTCACTCGGCCATCGCAAATGCCCGGCCCGATGGCTACACGATCGGTATCGCTACGCTTGAAATCGGCGGCATGCACTATCAGGGCCTGACAGACATCGACTACACGGCCTTCACGCCGATCGGGCTCTACAACGCCGATCCGGCCGCCATTTTCGTGCGTACAGATGGGCCTTATGCCGACGCGACGGCGCTGATCGACGCCATCAAGGCCAGCAGCGACCGTGAGCTCAAGGCGTCCGGCTCGGCCCAGGGCGGCGTCAACCACCTCGCCGTCGCCGGCATGCTCAATGCCCTCGACATTCCGGTCGCACGCGTCGCCTGGGTTCCGTCCGAGGGCGCTGCCCCCGGCCTTCAGGATCTGGCTGCCGGCGGCGTCAACTTCGCCACTGCCTCCCTGCCCGAAGGCCAGGCGCTGATGGATGCGGGCCGTATCAAGCCCATCGCCATCTTCGCAGCGGAACGCAGCGCGGCAGCTCCCGACCTGCCCACCTTCGCCGAAGTCACGGG comes from the Devosia lucknowensis genome and includes:
- the zwf gene encoding glucose-6-phosphate dehydrogenase — encoded protein: MRRTSSDALVVFGATGDLAHKMILPSLYQMVRRGHLDKPVVGVALDDWSQDQLAERARDAVTRQFGTVDEAVFGKLMGLMHYVSGDYKQAATFEKLRAALGTHKHPLYYLAIPPSLFGTVADGLEAAGIAKGARLMVEKPFGRDLATAQALNATLHKVFEEDAVFRIDHFLGKEAIQNLLYIRFANAFIEPIWNRNYVESVQVTMAEDFGIKGRGKFYDEVGAIRDVVQNHLLNVLLLLAVEPPVNGESDDLSDEKVQVLKAIRPLKKEDVVRGQFDGYLDEPGVAPKSSRETFAALRFAVDTWRWEGVPFYIRAGKELPVKATEVIVRFRRPPIAVFDGFPKDQANYVRFRLGPEVVTGIGVRRKKAGGDMVGEAVELTALDDTTDDMMPYERLIGDAMAGKRQLFTRQDAAELAWRIFDPILDDPEAPARYKPRTWGPKAAMKGFEPPGGWVDPEA
- a CDS encoding glycoside hydrolase family 15 protein produces the protein MSEPLPPGAPGLDPTWSSSDKDMITTGLGASRVWATLGHGIVNEVYWPSTGRPQIRDLGFIIAHKGGWTELKRADTYLFSLPKPYIPLPTVVHESAHYRLELEILPHPLRDCLLIRYALSGEDARLYVLLAPHLDGARENDAVAGKDLSASHNATALCLRADGGFLRTSAGFVGTSDGWQDFSANGGMTWTFPEAKGGNVALMGELASDNGVLALGFSETPEGARTLARSSLADSYDESRDIFMKSWEDWAQHLRIPYASPELEEAARRSAMVIKCHEDRTYAGAMVASLSVPWGSSHDDAGGYHLVWTRDTVEAAFALITVGLYEDAGRTLDYLIGTQAEDGSWAQNYFPDGRGYWSGKQMDEVALPVMLAAKLRAVGHLTNSPPEEEMVRSAIRFIVRNGPMSDQDRWEENAGASPFTLAMLIVALVVSADYFTGEDRDYILSLADSWNERIEDWTYSVDGHLCAGLDLPGYYIRLGPRAVDGGIDGIISRRNVQHGETPAGDLIGLEFLYLVRTGLRAADDRRIVDTVKLIDAKLRAELPTGIAYYRYNGDGYGEHEDGTPFDGLGVGRPWPLLAGERGHYAALSGEDPMPYLNSMLRMVGKGGLIPEQVWDGEAMPEHGLAPGEPSGSAMPLVWAHGELLKLLATQTTGRPAELFDVIASRYAGKRPSATMWHWRESSPFAAIVKGKAISIEACDPFTLHFGLDGWEHAEDKDSVPNGLGMHCVLFTAADLEGHKTLNFTFRNGDGEWKDKDFSLGLGVD
- a CDS encoding siderophore-interacting protein, with translation MDRPIAQRIRHELKFRLAEVVSNERLTPHVVRITFTDPSFSDFPSLAYDDHVKLFFPPEGTEPSLPVPGPNGLDWPEGMPKPEGRDYTPRRFDAARREVVIDFVVHDGGVAAAWAERAKPGDRLGIGGPRASFVIPDNLQHYVLIGDETALPAIGRRIEELPGTATVRAFMEIADERERQSFDTAARVEITWVERAKGQSLIEVVQAAADPEPESYIFIAGEASMSTMLRDAFVQRGHDPELIKAAGYWRRGEADFDDGHAH
- the gnd gene encoding phosphogluconate dehydrogenase (NAD(+)-dependent, decarboxylating), translating into MQIAMVGLGRMGANMVRRLIKAGHECVVYDVSRYNVAALVKEGAVGASSMAEMIGKLQKPRAVWLMLPAAITGKVAREVAEQLEPGDTIIDGGNSYYRDAVDLGREFAAKNISFVDVGTSGGVWGLERGYCLMIGGPKESFDRLEPIFASLAPGKDGSGAEAGSGDTAPLGYLHCGASGAGHFVKMVHNGIEYGLMAAYAEGLNILKAADAGSEARAADAETAPLHDPQYYQFDIEVGGVAEVWRHASVISSWLLDLTASTLKTDPELTNFGGKVSDSGEGRWTLRAAVETGVPAPVLSSALFGRFASRDADEYANKLISAMRYAFGGHSEKH
- a CDS encoding tripartite tricarboxylate transporter substrate binding protein — protein: MTFSRLVAATLVAAGALSAAPALAQDYPTKPVTIIVPWGAGGGTDATARLIATLLENDLGVPVPVENRTGGSGVVGHSAIANARPDGYTIGIATLEIGGMHYQGLTDIDYTAFTPIGLYNADPAAIFVRTDGPYADATALIDAIKASSDRELKASGSAQGGVNHLAVAGMLNALDIPVARVAWVPSEGAAPGLQDLAAGGVNFATASLPEGQALMDAGRIKPIAIFAAERSAAAPDLPTFAEVTGVDFAMGSWRGIVAPAGVDAAIVEKLQTAIGEVVQDPDYVSFMQARGYAMQWTPGAEFGEFLANSDAQMGATLEAVGLAR
- a CDS encoding ROK family protein gives rise to the protein MADKKVLAVDIGGSHVKIMANTGGQVRKVASGPTMNAETMATDLRTLWEGLDFDVIAMGYPGPVVHNKILAEPHNLARGWVGFDFEKRFGKPVRIINDALMQAIGSYDGGRMLFLGLGTGLGAAMIVDNVAQPMELAHLPYKKGRTYEDYLGEASLQKRGHKKWKHHVFEAVETLTAALQPDYVVIGGGNVDALDDLPPKARRGDNANAFKGGFALWTDEKLVV